The Lysobacter gummosus genome includes a region encoding these proteins:
- the rnd gene encoding ribonuclease D, translating into MPVWINTAAALQAHFQVKPARIGLDTEFIRERTYWPQLALVQIAIEREGEAEPTILLVDPLRPGVNEALAPILADTAILKVVHSPSEDLVAFKHACGVVPKPLFDTQQAAALAGIGSGLGYQKLVEQLTGVALAKGETRSDWMRRPLSPSQLEYAADDVLYLFAMHDALAGMLDQLGRGDWLAEDAGRTVVNAENEAPERWPHLSMRSAQFLDLPAQRRLVRLLRWRDVYARDSDKPRSWILDNELAVALARQAPADRDALQRQLDAHPKAPRKLTETLWTALSTPLADEDEAPDAGVAETRDKQRLRQLQDAVASRSAALGLPDGVLASRRWLEALLDHGDWPDALSGWRRAALEPDLAPLLAAER; encoded by the coding sequence ATGCCCGTCTGGATCAACACCGCCGCCGCGCTGCAAGCGCATTTCCAGGTCAAGCCCGCGCGTATCGGCCTGGACACGGAATTCATCCGCGAACGCACCTACTGGCCGCAACTGGCTCTGGTGCAGATCGCCATCGAGCGCGAGGGCGAGGCCGAGCCGACGATCCTGCTGGTCGATCCGCTGCGTCCCGGTGTGAACGAGGCGCTGGCGCCGATCCTGGCCGACACGGCGATTCTCAAAGTGGTGCACAGTCCCAGCGAGGACTTGGTCGCGTTCAAGCACGCCTGCGGCGTGGTGCCCAAGCCGCTGTTCGACACCCAGCAGGCCGCGGCGCTGGCCGGCATCGGCAGCGGGCTGGGCTATCAGAAGCTGGTCGAACAGCTCACCGGCGTGGCCCTGGCCAAGGGCGAGACCCGCTCGGACTGGATGCGTCGGCCGTTGTCGCCGTCGCAACTGGAATACGCCGCCGACGATGTGCTGTATCTGTTCGCGATGCACGACGCGCTGGCCGGCATGCTCGATCAGCTCGGCCGCGGCGACTGGCTGGCCGAAGACGCCGGCCGCACCGTCGTCAACGCCGAAAACGAAGCGCCCGAGCGCTGGCCGCATCTGTCGATGCGCAGCGCGCAATTCCTCGACCTGCCGGCCCAGCGCCGGCTGGTGCGGCTGCTGCGCTGGCGCGACGTGTACGCGCGCGACAGCGACAAGCCGCGCAGCTGGATTCTGGACAACGAACTGGCCGTGGCCCTGGCCCGCCAGGCTCCGGCCGATCGCGACGCCCTGCAGCGCCAGCTCGACGCCCACCCCAAGGCCCCGCGCAAGCTCACCGAGACCTTGTGGACGGCGCTGAGCACCCCGCTCGCCGACGAGGATGAGGCGCCCGATGCCGGCGTCGCCGAAACCCGCGACAAGCAACGCCTGCGCCAGCTGCAGGACGCCGTGGCCAGCCGCAGCGCCGCGCTCGGCCTGCCCGACGGCGTGCTCGCCTCGCGCCGCTGGCTGGAAGCGCTGCTCGATCACGGCGACTGGCCCGACGCCCTGTCCGGCTGGCGCCGCGCCGCCCTGGAGCCGGATCTGGCGCCTTTGCTGGCCGCCGAACGCTGA
- a CDS encoding SUMF1/EgtB/PvdO family nonheme iron enzyme translates to MLRRSLAPSGRGRSLRALMWTSIVALGLLAGCTDRAGKSASQDAAARTPIVTVSADQAVSPVPPWQAPAIAVGEHNARELHKRAQAALKSGDLHANADSAIPLYLALRGFAPNDRAAAAGLDRAVALLLVEGDAALKKIDEDPLSLRAAHEAAAVARAVAPEHRKVEAYLERVDRADQAQEADRLGEVDLNAGRIGEDGKGGALARFGEALELRPGDVRARQGIAAAESALIRRAEVAADKDDYASAERWLAKAALVRPKMSTVSDAQGRIAAQRQARIGSLRDQGIAALPKFRGIDEARGYLATLLRIAPTGDPAAAELRERIELATHYGLFRPGQVFTDAMNLGGRGPAMVVIPHGAFRMGADVSEADSSDAERPLRNIRFERGLAMSRYEITVGEFRRFMNSTKHRARATRRGYSIAYDERSGNLVRRGRVDWSSDYAGQPAADNLPVVHVSAKDAAAYVEWLSAITGQRYRLPSEAEYEYALRAGSQGRYPWGDGAPPAKTGNLTGSLDASPSGRRWRNAFQGYGDGAWGPAPVGSYAPNAFGLHDMGGNVSEWVADCWHDNYRRAPRDGAAWFNPGCRTRVFRGGSWSSSPAQTRAAWRQGTSADTTNGRLGFRVVRDI, encoded by the coding sequence ATGCTGCGCCGGTCGCTCGCGCCATCCGGGAGAGGTCGAAGTTTGCGCGCACTGATGTGGACCAGCATCGTCGCCTTGGGGCTGTTGGCCGGTTGCACCGACCGGGCCGGCAAGAGCGCCTCGCAGGACGCGGCCGCGCGCACGCCGATCGTGACCGTCAGCGCCGATCAGGCGGTTTCGCCGGTGCCGCCGTGGCAGGCGCCGGCGATCGCGGTCGGCGAGCACAATGCGCGCGAGTTGCACAAGCGCGCGCAGGCCGCGCTCAAGTCCGGCGATCTGCACGCCAACGCCGATTCGGCGATCCCGCTGTACCTGGCCTTGCGCGGCTTCGCCCCGAACGACCGCGCCGCCGCCGCCGGTTTGGACCGCGCGGTCGCGCTGCTGCTGGTCGAAGGCGACGCCGCGCTGAAGAAGATCGACGAAGACCCGCTGTCGCTGCGCGCCGCGCACGAGGCCGCCGCGGTGGCGCGCGCGGTCGCGCCGGAGCATCGCAAGGTCGAGGCGTACCTGGAGCGGGTGGATCGCGCCGATCAGGCGCAGGAGGCCGACCGCCTGGGCGAAGTGGACCTCAACGCCGGCCGCATCGGCGAAGACGGCAAGGGCGGCGCGCTGGCGCGCTTCGGCGAGGCGCTGGAACTGCGTCCGGGCGACGTGCGCGCCAGGCAAGGCATCGCCGCGGCCGAGAGCGCGCTGATCCGTCGCGCCGAGGTCGCCGCCGACAAGGACGATTACGCGAGCGCCGAGCGCTGGCTGGCCAAGGCCGCGCTGGTGCGGCCGAAGATGAGCACGGTGTCCGACGCGCAGGGACGGATCGCCGCGCAGCGGCAGGCGCGGATCGGCAGCCTGCGCGATCAGGGCATCGCCGCGCTGCCGAAGTTCCGCGGCATCGATGAGGCGCGGGGCTATCTGGCCACCTTGCTGCGGATCGCGCCGACCGGCGATCCGGCCGCGGCCGAGCTGCGCGAACGCATCGAGCTGGCCACTCACTACGGCCTGTTCCGTCCGGGCCAGGTGTTCACCGACGCGATGAACCTCGGCGGCCGCGGCCCGGCGATGGTGGTGATTCCGCACGGCGCGTTCCGCATGGGCGCGGACGTGAGCGAAGCCGACTCCAGCGATGCCGAGCGGCCGCTGCGCAATATCCGTTTCGAACGCGGGCTGGCGATGTCGCGCTACGAAATCACCGTCGGCGAATTCCGCCGCTTCATGAATTCGACCAAGCATCGCGCGCGCGCCACCCGTCGCGGCTATTCCATCGCCTACGACGAGCGCAGCGGCAATCTGGTGCGGCGCGGCAGAGTGGACTGGAGTTCGGACTACGCCGGCCAACCGGCCGCGGACAATCTGCCGGTGGTGCACGTCAGCGCCAAGGACGCGGCGGCGTACGTGGAATGGCTGTCGGCGATCACCGGCCAGCGCTATCGCCTGCCCAGCGAGGCCGAATACGAATACGCGCTGCGCGCCGGCAGCCAGGGCCGCTATCCCTGGGGCGACGGCGCGCCGCCGGCCAAGACCGGCAATCTGACCGGCAGCCTGGACGCATCGCCCAGCGGCCGGCGCTGGCGCAACGCCTTCCAGGGCTACGGCGACGGCGCCTGGGGGCCGGCGCCGGTCGGCAGCTACGCGCCCAATGCATTCGGTCTTCACGACATGGGCGGCAATGTCAGCGAGTGGGTGGCCGATTGCTGGCACGACAACTACCGGCGCGCACCGCGCGACGGCGCGGCCTGGTTCAATCCGGGCTGCCGCACGCGGGTATTTCGTGGCGGCTCGTGGTCGAGCTCGCCGGCGCAGACGCGCGCGGCGTGGCGCCAGGGCACCAGCGCGGACACCACCAACGGACGCCTGGGTTTCCGGGTCGTGCGGGATATTTGA
- a CDS encoding M48 family metallopeptidase: MRIDPLGNQAQGGRRGFGGFRWWILLLFGLYAAWSWFGSAKTDPYTGEKAHYGASADEEVQLGEQAFVQVLNDATAQRALLPSASPQSQDVSEIAQRLINKVPQVTQALAQQNNQTAPEDYKNFKWSVAVINSQEANAFCLPGGKMAVYTGLLPVTQNDDALAVVMGHEIAHALLRHGSQRMAQQKLVQMGQMAAGMAVGGMDPQQQQMIMGALGAGAQYGLVLPYGRNHETQADKVGLMLAAAACYDPRQAIPLWQRMSQLGGGQRPPEFASTHPDPANRIQTLEALMPTAMKFYEANCAGKPLAR, from the coding sequence ATGAGGATCGATCCCCTCGGCAATCAGGCGCAGGGCGGACGGCGCGGATTCGGCGGTTTTCGCTGGTGGATCCTGTTGTTGTTCGGCTTGTATGCGGCGTGGTCGTGGTTCGGCAGCGCCAAGACCGATCCCTACACCGGCGAGAAGGCGCATTACGGCGCCAGCGCCGACGAGGAAGTGCAGCTCGGCGAGCAGGCCTTCGTGCAGGTGCTCAACGACGCCACCGCGCAGCGCGCGCTGTTGCCGTCGGCCTCGCCGCAGAGCCAGGACGTCAGCGAGATAGCCCAACGCCTGATCAACAAGGTGCCGCAGGTGACCCAGGCCTTGGCGCAGCAGAACAATCAGACCGCGCCGGAGGACTACAAGAACTTCAAGTGGAGCGTGGCGGTCATCAATTCGCAGGAGGCCAACGCCTTCTGCCTGCCCGGCGGCAAGATGGCGGTGTACACCGGCCTGCTGCCGGTGACCCAGAACGACGACGCGCTGGCGGTGGTGATGGGGCATGAAATCGCCCACGCGCTGTTGCGCCACGGTTCGCAGCGCATGGCCCAGCAGAAGCTGGTGCAGATGGGGCAGATGGCCGCCGGCATGGCGGTGGGCGGCATGGACCCGCAACAGCAGCAGATGATCATGGGCGCGCTCGGCGCCGGCGCGCAGTACGGCCTGGTGCTGCCGTACGGCCGCAATCACGAGACACAGGCCGACAAGGTCGGTCTGATGCTGGCGGCGGCGGCCTGTTACGACCCGCGTCAGGCGATTCCGCTGTGGCAGCGCATGTCGCAACTCGGCGGCGGCCAGCGCCCGCCGGAATTCGCCTCGACCCACCCGGATCCGGCCAACCGCATCCAGACGCTGGAGGCGCTGATGCCTACGGCGATGAAGTTCTATGAGGCTAATTGCGCGGGGAAGCCGCTGGCCAGGTGA
- the phbB gene encoding acetoacetyl-CoA reductase, whose product MNKRIAVVSGGIGGLGTEICLSLARAGRRVIALDLGAREERIAQFAALTDGFDIRFEAANVADYDDCGAAIERIVGEDGAIDILVNAAGITRDGSLRKMEKRAWDDVLSVNLDGVFNLCRHAVDGMAERGFGRIVNISSVNGQTGQFGQTNYSAAKAGMHGFTMALAREVARKGVTVNSVSPGYCETAMVMAIAEDIRGKIIDSVPVGRLGKPSEIARTVEFLTAEEAGFITGANIPVNGGLFMSF is encoded by the coding sequence ATGAACAAACGCATCGCCGTGGTCAGCGGCGGCATCGGCGGCCTGGGCACCGAAATCTGCCTGTCGCTGGCGCGCGCCGGACGCCGCGTGATCGCGCTGGACCTGGGCGCGCGCGAAGAACGCATCGCGCAATTCGCCGCGCTCACCGACGGCTTCGACATCCGCTTCGAAGCGGCCAACGTCGCCGACTACGACGATTGCGGCGCGGCGATCGAACGCATCGTGGGCGAGGACGGCGCGATCGACATCCTGGTCAACGCCGCCGGCATCACCCGCGACGGCAGCTTGCGCAAGATGGAAAAGCGCGCCTGGGACGACGTGCTCAGCGTCAATCTCGACGGCGTGTTCAACCTGTGCCGGCATGCGGTCGATGGCATGGCCGAGCGCGGCTTCGGCCGCATCGTCAACATCAGCTCGGTCAACGGCCAGACCGGCCAGTTCGGCCAGACCAACTACTCCGCGGCCAAGGCCGGCATGCACGGCTTCACGATGGCGCTGGCGCGCGAGGTCGCGCGCAAGGGCGTGACGGTGAACTCGGTGTCGCCGGGGTATTGCGAAACCGCGATGGTGATGGCGATCGCCGAGGACATCCGCGGCAAGATCATCGACAGCGTCCCGGTCGGTCGCCTGGGCAAGCCCAGCGAGATCGCGCGCACAGTGGAGTTCTTGACCGCCGAGGAGGCGGGGTTCATTACCGGGGCGAATATTCCCGTGAATGGTGGGTTGTTTATGAGTTTTTGA
- the phaR gene encoding polyhydroxyalkanoate synthesis repressor PhaR: MASTRIIKKYPNRRLYDTEISSYITIEDVRQLIVDGEEFEVRDARSGDDLTRQVLLQIIAEHEQDGEPVLSTQLLSQIIRFYGDSLQGFMGNYLERSMQVFLDQQQTFRNQMGGMLGQTPWAMMNQLTERNLTLWKEFQQNLSGSVGQPVTPKQKTDTKRER, from the coding sequence ATGGCCTCGACCCGCATCATCAAGAAGTATCCGAACCGTCGTCTTTACGACACCGAGATCTCCAGCTACATCACCATCGAGGACGTGCGACAACTCATCGTCGATGGCGAAGAGTTCGAAGTGCGCGACGCGCGCTCCGGCGACGACCTCACCCGGCAAGTGCTGCTGCAGATCATCGCCGAGCACGAACAAGACGGCGAACCGGTGCTCTCCACGCAGTTGTTGAGCCAGATCATCCGCTTCTACGGCGACTCGCTGCAGGGCTTCATGGGCAACTACCTGGAACGATCGATGCAGGTGTTCCTCGATCAGCAACAGACCTTCCGCAACCAGATGGGCGGCATGCTCGGGCAGACGCCGTGGGCGATGATGAATCAGCTCACCGAGCGCAACCTGACCTTGTGGAAAGAGTTCCAGCAAAATCTTTCCGGAAGCGTGGGCCAGCCGGTCACGCCGAAGCAGAAGACCGATACCAAGCGCGAGCGTTGA
- the phbB gene encoding acetoacetyl-CoA reductase, with protein MQSRVALVTGGTGGIGTSIVQRLAKMGHKVATNYRDEAKGRAWQAQLKEQGIDVAIAHGDVASPEHAEALIRDVERQLGPVDILVNNAGITRDSTFHRMTSQQWTDVISTNLNSCFNVTRPVIEGMRERKWGRIVQISSINGQKGQYGQANYAAAKAGMHGFTISLAQENAKFGITVNTVSPGYIGTDMVMAVPEDVRNKIVAQIPTGRLGTPEEIAYAVSFFIPDEASWITGANLSANGGQYMGW; from the coding sequence ATGCAGTCCCGTGTTGCACTCGTCACCGGCGGTACCGGTGGCATCGGCACCTCGATCGTCCAACGCCTCGCCAAGATGGGGCACAAGGTTGCGACCAATTACCGAGACGAAGCCAAAGGGCGCGCCTGGCAGGCGCAGTTGAAGGAACAGGGCATCGACGTGGCCATCGCGCACGGCGACGTGGCCTCGCCGGAACACGCCGAAGCGCTGATCCGCGATGTCGAACGCCAGCTCGGCCCGGTCGACATCCTGGTCAACAACGCCGGCATCACCCGCGATTCGACCTTCCACCGCATGACCTCGCAGCAGTGGACCGACGTCATCTCCACCAACCTCAACTCCTGCTTCAACGTCACCCGCCCGGTGATCGAGGGCATGCGCGAGCGCAAGTGGGGCCGGATCGTGCAGATCAGCTCGATCAACGGCCAGAAGGGCCAGTACGGCCAGGCCAACTACGCCGCGGCCAAGGCCGGCATGCACGGCTTCACCATTTCGCTGGCGCAGGAAAACGCGAAGTTCGGCATTACCGTGAACACGGTCTCACCCGGTTACATCGGCACCGACATGGTCATGGCCGTGCCCGAGGACGTGCGCAACAAGATCGTCGCGCAGATCCCGACCGGGCGCCTGGGCACGCCGGAAGAAATCGCCTACGCGGTGAGCTTCTTCATCCCCGACGAAGCCAGCTGGATCACCGGCGCCAACCTGTCCGCCAACGGCGGCCAGTACATGGGCTGGTAA
- the gluQRS gene encoding tRNA glutamyl-Q(34) synthetase GluQRS, giving the protein MRYRGRFAPSPTGELHAGSLLAAFGSWLLARHHDGAWLVRIEDLDPPREVPGAAQRQLQALAAFGLHSDEAVIRQSDRHGLYQAALDRLLDAGLAFACHCSRSDLAASGGIHRHCVAAAPRPGHGAPQPAIRLRVADGAAVDFVDTILGPQHQDVAREVGDFVLRRADGYWAYQLAVVVDDADQGITEVVRGADLLDSTARQILLQRALGLATPDYAHLPLLLDANGRKLSKSDAAHPLDPADPLPALRAAWQALGQDPHTLDEVATVTQLLAAARVSFSPAQIPQTVSGLAAMHNDPCANAV; this is encoded by the coding sequence GTGCGCTACCGCGGCCGCTTCGCGCCCTCGCCCACCGGCGAACTGCACGCCGGCTCGCTGCTGGCGGCGTTCGGCAGCTGGCTGCTGGCGCGCCATCACGACGGCGCGTGGCTGGTACGTATCGAAGACCTCGATCCGCCGCGCGAAGTTCCCGGCGCCGCCCAGCGCCAGTTGCAGGCGCTGGCCGCGTTCGGCCTGCACAGCGACGAAGCGGTGATCCGGCAAAGCGATCGCCATGGGCTGTATCAGGCCGCGCTGGATCGCCTGCTCGACGCCGGCCTCGCCTTCGCCTGCCATTGCAGCCGCAGCGACCTCGCCGCCAGCGGCGGCATCCATCGCCACTGCGTGGCCGCCGCGCCGCGCCCGGGACACGGCGCGCCGCAGCCGGCGATCCGCCTGCGCGTGGCCGACGGCGCCGCGGTCGATTTCGTCGATACGATTCTCGGCCCGCAGCACCAGGATGTCGCCCGCGAAGTCGGCGACTTCGTCCTGCGCCGCGCCGACGGCTACTGGGCCTATCAACTGGCGGTGGTCGTGGACGACGCCGACCAGGGCATCACCGAAGTGGTCCGCGGCGCGGATCTGCTCGATTCCACCGCGCGCCAGATCCTGCTGCAGCGCGCGCTTGGCCTGGCCACGCCGGACTACGCGCATCTGCCGCTGCTGCTCGACGCGAACGGCCGCAAGCTGTCCAAATCCGACGCCGCCCATCCGCTCGATCCCGCCGATCCGCTGCCGGCGCTGCGCGCCGCATGGCAGGCGCTAGGCCAGGATCCGCACACCCTGGATGAGGTGGCGACTGTCACGCAATTGCTCGCCGCGGCACGGGTTTCGTTCAGCCCGGCACAGATTCCGCAGACCGTCTCCGGTCTCGCCGCGATGCACAACGATCCTTGCGCGAATGCTGTCTAG
- the htpX gene encoding protease HtpX, with product MFKRIALFLATNLAVLVLLGIVMSVLQNVFGIRLGNNGAILVMAAVFGFGGSLISLLMSKWIAKRTTGAYVIEQPRNADEQWLVSTVRRQAEAAGIGMPEVAIYEAPEINAFATGANRNNALVAVSTGLLRAMTRDEAEAVLAHEVSHVANGDMVTMALIQGVLNTFVLVAARVVGGWIDAMMSGGRESRGPGLFYFVTVFVLDIVFGILASMIVMAFSRYREFRADAGGARLAGRQKMIAALQRLSQTYGESTLPKQVQAFGISGAVGHGLSKLMRSHPPLEERIAALRNAPQEQVGGGVVAR from the coding sequence ATGTTCAAACGCATAGCGCTTTTCCTCGCCACCAACCTGGCCGTGCTGGTGCTGCTCGGCATCGTGATGTCGGTGCTGCAGAACGTCTTCGGCATCCGTCTGGGCAATAACGGCGCGATCCTGGTGATGGCGGCGGTGTTCGGTTTCGGCGGTTCGCTGATTTCGCTGCTGATGTCCAAGTGGATCGCCAAGCGCACTACCGGCGCCTACGTCATCGAGCAGCCGCGCAATGCCGACGAGCAGTGGCTGGTGTCGACCGTGCGCCGCCAGGCCGAAGCGGCCGGCATCGGCATGCCCGAGGTCGCGATCTATGAGGCGCCGGAAATCAACGCCTTCGCCACCGGCGCCAATCGCAACAACGCGCTGGTCGCGGTGTCGACCGGCCTGCTGCGGGCGATGACCCGCGACGAGGCCGAGGCGGTGCTCGCGCACGAAGTCAGCCACGTCGCCAACGGAGACATGGTGACGATGGCGCTGATCCAGGGCGTGCTCAACACCTTCGTGCTGGTGGCCGCGCGCGTGGTCGGCGGCTGGATCGACGCGATGATGAGCGGCGGACGCGAGTCGCGCGGCCCGGGCCTGTTTTATTTCGTGACGGTGTTCGTGCTGGATATCGTGTTCGGCATTCTGGCCAGCATGATCGTGATGGCGTTCTCGCGGTATCGCGAGTTCCGCGCCGACGCGGGCGGTGCGCGTCTGGCTGGGCGGCAGAAGATGATCGCGGCGTTGCAGCGTTTGTCGCAGACCTATGGCGAGAGCACGCTGCCCAAGCAGGTGCAGGCGTTCGGTATCAGCGGCGCGGTCGGTCATGGTCTGTCGAAGCTGATGCGCAGCCATCCGCCGCTGGAGGAGCGCATCGCGGCGTTGCGCAATGCGCCGCAGGAGCAGGTGGGTGGGGGCGTGGTTGCTCGTTGA
- a CDS encoding EAL domain-containing response regulator, whose amino-acid sequence MQFGKDMVLRLLIVDDSVEAAEAIVSALRNSGIAVRPTRPENEQELSALILQHPPDLVLAARNSRNISLLKLMQSVDASGKDLPVLVLMEAVDEAAVLGVMEIGARGIVLRSNISHLQNVVRAEWADLEARRSLRRLEAQVRETERRCDALIDSSRDPIAYIHEGMHIRANAAYLEIFGFESFEDIEGMSLLDLVAPGQVDGFKQLLKQLSKGETPPPTYETQARALDGNAFPAVMEFTAATYEGEQCLQVVLRRQEVDPELAREVEALRQRDQVTGLLNRATFLRALEDAVADAAQNSAHHGLLLIEPDHYNQLLQEIGLDQADQLIKACGERLREAIGPDDVAARFGEHQFAVLTLHSDHSHTSGLGDKLREAFSARVLETDHLSLSATASVGGVQIGEKIASVTAVLGKAAQCLQSASDIGGNRIELFDPGAADRAEEERIAAWVARIRDALDADRFVMNYQPLINLHGEPIEMYEAYLRMQNLGPGTDEGGGELVQPLSFLQVAEEHGLLWEIDRWVVGRAIQVIGERMRQGRRTTLLVKITQASLQDESLQQHIVELLAKHGADGKLLVLQLPESKVFTNLRAAQEFQSRIYHYGVRVGLEQFGAGLNSFQLLTHFDAAFLKIDRSYMEDLTSNPDHQQRVREIAEKARELGRQTIAEFVQDAASMSLLFAAGIDYAQGHFLAAAGPDMDYDFQ is encoded by the coding sequence ATGCAATTCGGCAAAGACATGGTGTTGCGCTTGCTGATCGTCGACGACAGCGTCGAGGCGGCCGAAGCCATCGTCAGCGCGCTGCGCAACAGCGGTATCGCGGTGCGGCCCACCCGCCCCGAGAACGAGCAGGAACTGTCGGCGCTGATCCTGCAGCATCCGCCGGATCTGGTGTTGGCCGCGCGCAATTCGCGCAACATCTCCCTGCTCAAGCTGATGCAGAGCGTGGACGCCAGCGGCAAGGACCTGCCGGTGCTGGTGCTGATGGAGGCCGTGGACGAGGCCGCCGTGCTCGGGGTGATGGAGATCGGCGCGCGCGGCATCGTGCTGCGCTCCAACATCAGCCATCTGCAGAACGTGGTCCGCGCCGAATGGGCCGACCTGGAAGCCCGCCGCTCGCTGCGCCGCCTGGAAGCGCAGGTGCGCGAGACCGAGCGCCGCTGCGATGCGCTGATCGATTCCTCGCGCGACCCCATCGCCTACATCCACGAAGGCATGCACATCCGTGCCAATGCCGCGTACCTGGAAATTTTTGGCTTCGAGTCCTTCGAGGACATCGAGGGCATGTCCCTGCTCGATCTGGTCGCGCCCGGCCAGGTCGATGGCTTCAAGCAATTGCTCAAGCAGCTCAGCAAGGGCGAAACGCCGCCGCCGACCTACGAAACCCAGGCCCGCGCGCTCGACGGCAACGCCTTCCCGGCGGTGATGGAATTCACCGCGGCCACCTACGAAGGCGAGCAATGCCTGCAGGTGGTGCTGCGCCGGCAGGAGGTCGATCCGGAACTGGCGCGCGAGGTCGAAGCCTTGCGTCAGCGCGACCAGGTCACCGGCTTGCTTAACCGCGCGACCTTCCTGCGCGCGCTCGAAGACGCGGTCGCCGACGCGGCGCAGAACTCGGCGCATCACGGCCTGCTGCTGATCGAGCCGGACCACTACAACCAGTTGTTGCAGGAAATCGGCCTGGACCAGGCCGACCAGCTGATCAAGGCCTGCGGCGAGCGTCTGCGCGAAGCGATCGGCCCGGACGACGTCGCCGCGCGCTTCGGCGAACACCAGTTCGCGGTGCTGACCCTGCACAGCGATCATTCGCACACCTCTGGCCTGGGCGACAAGCTGCGCGAAGCGTTCTCGGCGCGGGTGCTGGAAACCGACCATCTTTCGCTCAGCGCCACCGCCAGCGTCGGCGGCGTGCAGATCGGCGAGAAGATCGCCAGCGTCACCGCGGTGCTGGGCAAGGCCGCGCAATGCCTGCAATCGGCCAGCGACATCGGCGGCAACCGCATCGAGCTGTTCGACCCGGGCGCGGCCGATCGCGCCGAGGAAGAACGCATCGCCGCCTGGGTCGCGCGCATCCGCGACGCGCTCGACGCCGACCGCTTCGTGATGAACTACCAGCCGCTGATCAACCTGCACGGCGAGCCGATCGAGATGTACGAGGCCTATCTGCGCATGCAGAACCTGGGCCCGGGCACCGACGAAGGCGGCGGCGAGCTGGTGCAGCCGCTGTCGTTCCTGCAGGTGGCGGAAGAACACGGCCTGCTGTGGGAAATCGACCGCTGGGTGGTGGGCCGCGCGATCCAGGTGATCGGCGAGCGCATGCGCCAGGGACGCCGCACCACCTTGCTGGTCAAGATCACCCAGGCCTCGCTGCAGGACGAAAGCCTGCAGCAGCACATCGTCGAACTGCTGGCCAAGCACGGCGCCGACGGCAAGCTGCTGGTGCTGCAGTTGCCCGAGTCGAAGGTATTCACCAACCTGCGCGCGGCGCAGGAGTTCCAGTCGCGCATCTACCACTACGGCGTGCGCGTGGGTCTGGAGCAATTCGGCGCCGGCCTGAATTCGTTCCAGCTGCTGACCCATTTCGACGCGGCCTTCCTCAAGATCGACCGCAGCTACATGGAAGACCTCACCTCCAACCCCGACCACCAGCAGCGCGTGCGCGAAATCGCCGAAAAGGCGCGCGAACTGGGCCGGCAGACCATCGCCGAGTTCGTCCAGGACGCGGCCAGCATGAGCCTGCTGTTCGCCGCCGGCATCGACTACGCCCAGGGCCACTTCCTGGCCGCGGCGGGGCCGGATATGGATTACGACTTCCAGTAA